atcaaaaataggaaaaaggatCGAGGCTCAACTTGGATAAAACGTTGACTTTTATTCGTTttcgtaaatattaaataaaattatttggaaaCAATTCTTTGCTTCGTGGTAccgtaatatttcttttaatatttcttcgtaGTCGTTACTCACATCTCCTTCttctgaaattgaaatattacatcGAATTACTTTCTACTTGTTCATTTTTAATCGGCCAGTTTGCAACGGTCTGTAGAATTCCTACATGGACTTTCTTATctatttcgaattttatttaccgatatttttttattataacattaatattagaaacaaatacaatacaataattaGTCTTAAGCACATAAAATTAGTTAAACGCGATATTACGATTAACTATTAAACGATATACATCCGAATTTTTAATCTCATAGCCtactattaaatataaattgcaaaatGCAATTGAAATTAAATCAAATCATATTGTATGatactatatttataatatgttaaTCTTGATTTACTCTACGTAAACAAAGAAGAGTTATCTCTAGAGCAGAGattgatttaaaataaatattgttaacTTACAACTACttcgataaaataattagaaagatTTATGAAAAGATATATCGTAACTCGGACAGAAATTGAAAGGAGCAAACACATGCAGCTCGGAATAAAAAGAAACTAATTGAACGATATAAAGCAAAATACACGTGCATATAGGGGGCATATGGCATTGGTAAAGACAAAAGTATTCTTATATTACAGGATCTGAATGACAGattcaaagaagaagaagatgccAGGAACAATCTCTTCCAAAATAAGAAGAAACTCGAACAAGAAGTGGCAGGTCTAAAGAAAGACATTGAGGACCTCGAGCTTAACCTACAGAAATCAGAGCAAGATAAGGCGACGAAGGACCACCAGATCCGTAATTTGAACGACGAGATCGCTCATCAAGACGAACTGATCAATAAATTGaacaaagagaagaagaatCAAGGTGAAGTTAATCAAAAAACTGCCGAAGAGCTTCAAGCTGCCGAGGATAAAGTCAATCACTTGAACAAAGTTAAAGTCAAACTCGAACACACTCTTGACGAACTCGAAGATTCCCTCGAACGTGAAAAGAAATCACGGTTGGTACAATGTACTAAACTGTACTAAACTATACTAcactatgtatatgtatatgcatataataatcataatatttGCAACTCACGCAGCCTCGTATGCtatctaaatacatatatacttataaatgtttaacgttacagaGCCGACGTAGAGAAAGCTAAACGAAAGGTGGAAGGTGACTTAAAACTTACACAGGAAGCTGTTGCTGACCTCGAAAGAAATAAGAAGGAACTCGAACAAACCATCCAACGTAAGGACAAGGAATTATCATCTTTGACCGCTAAACTTGAAGACGAACAGTCGTTAGTAGGCAAATTACAGAAACAAATTAAGGAATTACAAGCCCGTATCGAAGAACTGGAAGAAGAGGTTAGCCTGAAAAGAAACATATATGTTACCAATGTCGCTGATAAAATTACTTTACTTGCTTAAAAATTGTCGATGCTTAAAAATTTGTCTGTGTCTTCCGTACAGATCGAAGCTGAGCGTGGTTCTCGCGTGAAAGCTGAGAAACAGCGCAGTGACTTGGCACGAGAACTCGAGGAACTTGGTGAACGTCTCGAGGAAGCTGGAGGTGCCACCTCTGCTCAAATTGAACTCAACAAGAAGAGAGAAGCCGAACTTAGCAAGCTGCGCAGAGACCTCGAGGAAGCTAACATTCAACACGAAGCCACTCTTGCAAGTTTACGCAAAAAGCACAACGATGCCGTTGCCGAAATGGGAGAACAAATTGATACGCTTAACAAACTCAAGGCCAGGTAAGATAGGAATATCAATTTAATCGATAGAATCGTTTGGAAAAGAAATCTTAGCAATTCTGAAAATTTTCACCGTTAAAACTTGCACTTTTATCGAAAAAGTCGAACTTTCGATTAGAgataaagaaatttgaaaaggtAAAATGATTTGAATCAAGAATCGGGGATATAATGAAATGTTTTCGATAGAGCTGAAAAGGGTCGTCATGATATCCATGCCGAGCTGAACAATTCCCGTGCCGCGACGGATCAGGTTTCAAGGGAAAAGGTACACATTTAAGAAACAAAGAGAATGTTTATATGATTTGTCCACATTTGTTTTCAGAATTACATTTCTCACCGTTACCACTGTCACGTTGTTGGATATATTTAATCCATGTTCAAACTTACCACACGATATCGAAATTATCGTCTAGTCGTTCCCGAATGAGTttgaaaaaaaatgtttcactATTTGTTTATTTCTCCCGTGATTGTGTTCTCCTTTGACCTTATATTTGATTTTTAGAATGTTGTCGCTAATGGAGTATCTCTCGAACCGTATATGTTTTGTAATGTTACGATTACACCGTTCGTCGTATTGACTCCAATTTTTCCTGATCGTGTCCTAAATACTAATTACCAATTTCGCGTGTctgttttcatgaaaattagAGTTGAAAAGGACAAGGTTCAATACTTCAGCGAATTAAACGACATGCGCGCGTCGGTAGATCAACTAAGCAACGAGAAGGTAAGAATCGTTCGTCGAGAAATCTCTAGGATTCAGCAACAAACTAACGCAACTAACAGCTTTGTTAGGCAGCTCGAAACAGTTCGAGAAACGGAAACGGCGAACGTGCGACGTTTGCGATTACCATGGTGAACGTGTTTATATGTGTACCTTACGTCGTCGTGGTCGAAAGTCCAGCTTGCAAAGCTTGTTCCTCGTGTGTACCTCCCTCTTCCAAGCTTTTTTTCTTCACTTTTGgacaattgtttaatttatcgcTACATATTACACGACATTGTTCTCACGTATATGTATACAAGTACCGcgtattagaaaattattcacaCGCAAAACATGTCGTCGACTCGATGAAAAGTATATCGATAATTTTGTGACACGTAATCAGAAAACGAAGTAATTGATAAACTGTTAGACCGTATTTCTTTTTActgaaaataaaactaaaaatttttcgttagaTTCTCGATCGTGCgaataattctgtgactcttgCGATGTTCGCATCGATCGACTAGTCGAATTAGCGTAAATTGTTCCAAAAGTGAATTgacttgaaaataataaaacaatttgtCTGATACATCAATCGAAATCGGTGACAGGCTGCCCAAGAAAAGATCGTGAAACAATTGCAACACCAATTAAACGAAACCCAAGGAAAACTGGAGGAAGTGAACCGTACTCTGAATGACTTCGATGCTGCGAAGAAGAAACTGTCGATCGAAAACAGTGATCTGCTACGACAATTAGAGGAAGCCGAATCGCAAGTTAGTCAACTTTCGAAGATCAAGATTTCACTGACAACGCAGCTCGAAGACACGAAACGATTGGCTGATGAAGAATCGAGAGAACGCGCTACACTCCTTGGCAAATTCCGTAACTTGGAACACGATTTGGATAACATTCGTGAACAAGTGGAAGAGGAAGCCGAAGGTAAAGCGGATCTTCAGAGGCAACTCAGTAAGGCAAACGCCGAGGCACAATTATGGCGCACGAAATATGAATCCGAGGGCGTTGCGAGAGCGGAAGAACTCGAGGAAGCTAAGAGGAAACTGCAGGCACGGTTGGCCGAAGCGGAGGAAACCATCGAATCCCTCAACCAAAAGGTTATCGCCCTCGAGAAGACGAAACAGAGATTGTCGACGGAAGTGGAGGACTTACAGATCGAAGTGGATCGCGCAACCGCGATCGCCAACGCCGCCGAAAAGAAACAGAAGGCATTCGATAAGATTATTGGCGAATGGAAACTCAAAGTGGACGATCTCGCCGCCGAACTCGATGCCAGTCAGAAGGAATGCCGCAATTACAGCACGGAATTGTTCAGGCTCAGAGGTACTTGTCTACTTTTTTCCATTTGTCGAGTATTAGTCGTGAATAGGTATCGCGAAATAACGAGGGCGAAATGTTGCTGTCGCAGTCcatcaagtatatttaaaataaataaatatacgtacagTGAATCGTTGATACAATATAAAACTcggaataaatactcgttatTGTTCGTCGCGTTGATACTCGATATGAACTGTTCGATACTGTGTCGCACGCGATCgcgtctgtttatttataccgGTCGGGggggagtcggaaaattcaaattcgtcttcgttcgacGGTGGCCTGTAGCAGCGGCggcattgttttgcccggagtttatttgttcttacattgCTTATACTccgtcttgatactccgaggcaaaacaacaacatgattcgaaATGCCCTCTGAGTCATGTGTCGCTATACATCTTCAAATTGCTTCAGGATTCTTGCttacatattttttctataaCATTAATATATCCGTATAGGTGCGTACGAAGAAGGTCAGGAACAGTTGGAAGCAGTGCGTCGCGAGAACAAGAATCTCGCCGACGAAGTAAAAGACCTCTTGGATCAAATTGGCGAAGGTGGACGCAATATTCACGAGATCGAAAAAGCCAGGAAGCGCCTGGAGGCTGAAAAGGATGAACTGCAAGCCGCTCTGGAAGAAGCTGAGGCCGCTTTAGAACAAGAAGAGAACAAAGTATTGCGCAGTCAACTTGAACTGAGTCAAGTCAGACAAGAAATCGACCGACGTATCCAGGAGAAGGAAGAGGAATTCGAAAATACCAGAAAGAATCACCAACGTGCTCTCGATTCTATGCAAGCATCGCTCGAAGCTGAAGCTAAGGTTCGTACATAGTCGGAAAAATCTCTTTGAAACGGTTAGATCATTACTAGATCATTTATAAAAACGGTAGGAGTAAAATCTCGTAATGTGTTGCGAAGATTACCCGAGGCAAACATGATATATATTTGACGAAACTTTTCAGGGCAAGGCCGAGGCTTTGCGCATGAAGAAAAAACTGGAAGCAGATATAAACGAATTGGAGATCGCCCTGGATCACGCGAACAAAGCGAATGCCGAAGCTCAAAAGAACATCAAGAGATACCAACAGCAGCTGAAGGATGTCCAGACCGCGCTCGAGGAAGAACAGCGAGCTCGCGACGAAGCGAGAGAACTTCTTGGAATTTCGGAACGCCGGGCGAACGCTCTTCAGAACGAACTCGAAGAAAGCCGTACTCTTCTCGAACAAGCGGACCGCGGACGTCGCCAGGCTGAACAAGAATTGGCCGACTGCCACGAGCAACTCAACGAACTAGGTGCTCAGAACGCTTCCATCTCTGCTGCCAAGAGAAAACTCGAGGCTGAGCTGCAAACCCTTCACGTGAGCATTCTTATCCTTCTATTCGATTCTAATTTTTCACAtttacgtttattttatataagcTCCAACGAAAAAGACGACAAATCCGAATGAGACtcgtatttattttgttttcagTCTGACTTGGACGAATTGTTGAACGAAGCAAAGAACTCTGAGGAGAAAGCAAAGAAAGCCATGGTTGATGCCGCTAGATTAGCCGACGAACTTCGAGCCGAACAAGATCATGCTCAGACGCAAGAGAAACTTCGCAAAGCACTCGAAACTCAGATCAAGGAACTCCAGGTGCGCCTCGACGAAGCTGAAGCGAATGCCCTGAAAGGTGGTAAGAAGGCAATTCAAAAACTCGAACAACGTGTTCGTGAATTGGAGAACGAACTCGATGGAGAACAGAGGAGACACGCTGACGCTCAGAAGAACCTTCGCAAGTCCGAACGTCGCATCAAGGAACTCAGCTTCCAGGTACGAGtttgtacgatatatatatatcgtatataatataatgtagaataataataatcgcgTTATCAAGATTTTCAACGATAGCTTATTCTAAATCTATAAATGTTTAGGCTGATGAGGACCGCAAGAACCATGAGCGCATGCAAGACCTTGTCGATAAGCTTCAACAGAAAATCAAGACCTACAAGAGGCAGATCGAGGAAGCTGAAGAAATCGCTGCTTTGAATCTAGCGAAATTCCGCAAAGCGCAACAAGAGCTCGAGGAAGCAGAGGAAAGGGCGGACCTGGCTGAACAGGCAATTACCAAGTTCCGTACTAAAGGACGCGGAGGAAGTGCTGCGCGCGGACTGAGCCCAGCGGTAAGCAAATATTCAATTACTACCGTTTCTTTTATTCTCTTCGTTCAATTTCCTACATTTTCTTTTCGTAtcgtatttaaaaatgatacttttcttcctttttttctttttacattttttgatTCGACGATTAATTTCTTTTGTAATAATATAAGGTTTAATATAACTTGATTATAtgatatttaaagatatattcgattaaaaattttccGAGAAATTCCATGATACGTGTGATATGAAAAtagattaaaatgaaaaatggagATTTACGTTATCAGCGACGTAGatgaagaaaagagaaattttcGTAGAATAGCAGTAGGATCTCTCTTCCGTAGCTCGTGTAGCAATCTCTTGTTAAAATGTATCGAGCTAATGTATCGGAATATACACATATTCCGCAGGATATGTGAAAATCTCGATTTTCTAAAAATCAATACGGCATAGTAAATGACACAGGATTTCCAAGTTGGCGATCGAGAACGAAATTTCCTataaaacgagaagaaaaagttgcgtagaaagaaaagagaataacTATTGCGTACAAAGAAAAGTAGAGATTACGGCAATTATCTCTAATTGTAAATCTGTATGTCCCTGTATAGCCCCAACAGAAGGCCCGTAAGGCGCCCTCCGCAATGGAGTAAAGAGTACCGCGCCGGTCCATGTAAGTTTGTGCACGTGTCATAAGCACGTGTGTGTGTCGATACATGGAAAAGCACAATAATCGCAAGAAAGCAATTATACATAGACAGAACTGTTCCGAATCCCCAATCCGCCGATCGTCAATGTCTTATTTTCTTGAACCTGTGTGAAAAGCTGATAACACTTGACGGGGGCATACTTTACGAGTATGAAGCTTGCTCCTAGTCATTGATTAACGTTGTGTATTACCTATCCCAAACAAATTCATGATAGTTCACGAACGGATCACTGTACCGATCCCtctgttataatatagaatatagacgAATCGTTGCTTGGTTAGTGATTGGTTAGTTACATGTGAATAGATttgtttacatatatttttcgttAGACATTAGACATTAGACGGATGAAAGACGCGACGCGATGTAAAGACATAACtccatcgatcgtttttcgTTGTTAATTCCGATTTTCGACATAATTATTGTTAGATACTTAGATTAGTTCTTGCAATTAGTCGATGTATCATCCACTTTGTGATTCTTTTCACGAAACTAAGCAGACAAAATCATTCCAACTGTCTAAGAGAGGTATTACGACCCTCGATTCATATCCCATTGTTGTCTTTCAATTGCCAATACCAATGATGTGCGATAAACACGCAGAATGAATGAGAAGGACACAAAGAACGTGTCTAAATATTTATCTCcaaaaaatgttttctttttttttgaatgCATACAGCGATACTAGATCCTGGTGAAAGATGGGATTAGGGATGGAATTAAAGACTTATGGTATACATTTATAAACTGGCATTTCGATATCGTTGCGTTAGAAACgatataatatcaaattaataagaaacaaattattctcTACCTTTGAATAAAAGACAGAAATCGTGAGTCTGCAATTCGGAAAATTTCGTATCGTTTAAAACGTATTCGGTTTTGTTACTGTTATACCAAAGATACggcaagtaaaaataaaaacttcgaaCTTGATCCCATCGCTAAAAGCCGAAAAACACTTTCCCGGAAACAAATTGTGTTGTTCGAAAGCATCACGATCAGAAACGTATCGCGTGAGAATTTTGTTGTTATTCGCGAGAACAGAAATAAACATGCTTTCGAACAAATTCGCTGATCTATGATTAACAGCGATCACATAAGTAccgaatgaaaataataatacttcttttggaatttttcagCCACACCGACCTGCGTTCAAACCCCAATTGGATGGTTCCGCATTCCCGCCACGCTTCGACCTGCAGCCCGATGGTGAACTGTAAAAATCTATACGACAACGACATACTTGTTACAAACACGATCGTAACAGCTTAACGTATGAATTGATCGCAACCGGCGAACTTTCATCGTGTCATCTCACTCAAATAACTCATCCCATCGTCTTCATACCTACGCACATACATCTCCATACTAAAAGTAAAGAAAGTATCCTCAGATCTTTACTACTTTCGTGTTGACACGAGAATGTCCGTGCTTGGTCTCATCTTGCCAGCTTcgagataaaaatagaaaagggAAGATTACAAAAGAttggaaatttttctttcgacaTTCTAGTTCTAATTCTAGTATATTTGATTGTTAATTGGCAAAAGAAATCGGCAATACAATAGACGTGGAGGAGAGATTAACCTTCACCACTCGCGCTGACGGTCGAGGAAAGAGAGAGTGAAAGAGTGAAAGTGGAAGAGTAAGAGAGAAGACGAGAGAAAGGAAAGGTGCGAGCGAGCGGTTGAAATGAAAAACGAGAGCCAGCTCGAAATTTTAAACGTTGTATTATGAACACGTGGCAGAAAAGAAAAGTATGTGCAATACTGGCATACGCGCGTATCAAGCGGACGAATCGATAAATAGATACGATATACACATTACAGAAACGGAACGATAAAAGAAGAACAAGATTACAtggtataaaaaaataaacaataaataaaaatataacgctAGTCACGGATTTGAACGTCAGCGCGCATTATTATATACGTCATCGAAATGATAATCCTATCCTATAAagttaattgtaatttataaagaGAGCCGAagtatgtatttattaaaataaataagcaataaataaaattaagaacCAATTGCAATATTTGTCATTTCATATACTCTACCCTTCTAATCgtttataatttttagaatttttacaatCTTTTAATCATCACCTTATAATTCGTTTCTTGCCATATCGTCTGCGTTGCAGCAAATACTAAcaactttctttcattttataccGTTGATTTTCATTCGCCTTCAGATACATATATACCTAtctgtaatttttctttcatttcctttatATTACTCGAATTATTACGAATCCTTTTGGCACATTAAGACACACGTTGCTAGAATGTAACATAACTTATTCACTTTCACCTTTAGTAGGAGGAAAGAAGTAAAAGTGTATAAAATACAATGTGTTACAAAAATTGCATGCACCTGTTATACCTATATGAAATCATAAAAACAACGtgcttaataattataataatattttctggGGTACCTACGTGAACATCAATAATTCCTTGACGACGAGAAAATGTAAGGCTCTGTCATTTCTGACGCGAGATCATGTTCTGTCATTCTCTATCCCAAGATTTTTGTTAGTCAGATGTTTTGAGCTTTTAATTCCTTTTAGGAAAACATTAATGACAATTGTATCGCTATGTAGGTATAAATGATATCGTGACAAAGtgcattttcaatttctttggtTAGCCGGATGTGCAAAATTCGATAGGTGTTTGTAGACCTTTGCGACTGACCGTATATATAAGATTTAAAATGTAGAAAACTTCGTCATGTTATATTTGAAAGGATGAAAAGGTAGGAGTTACGAAACAGTTTCAACGTTAAAATTAAGCTGtagtaagatatatgtatatagaaattatttaaaattacgaaAGCAACATAGCGCAAGACGACTCGAATCAAACTCAACTTCTTTATGCATTGCTTGTGTTCTatcaaaaatgtattttcaaaaTCACGTATTTGTTATACGAATTCACTGATCGCTAATAATATACGTGATTAGTGCTTATTTCTTAAGTTAAGTAGACGCTGACCCTCACAAGACaccaattatttttaatcgtcGCTTTAATCATAGCCTATCCGTTAttctatctaatattttttttccgTTCTTTACGTAGGATTTGTTTAAATTGTCCCTTTACAAGCTCCCATTGGGTAAACTTCTTAGTACTAACGCCAAATTCCTTGCAAGTTTCTTGAAAAGCTTTTTCACAAAGTGACAAGTAACAGTGATCCACTGTTGGCAAAAGATGATGAAGACCGTGTAATCCGAAGTTAGTCAACACCAGAAGGTCAGAGTCATCGATCACTGTTCGCTCTCTTACAGCATCCAATTCTAGCAAACCCCAGTCGAAATCGTTTctagaaaatattattcgtcTCTATTATTAACTGTTTCAAttgagaatattttttttatacgttcACATTTCTTTCGATTAGAAACTATAATTTTGAATGAACCTATCAACGAtaaatatgcatacatatacatacatataaatagaattattgtgttgataaattttcaagatTTATAAGTTGCATTGAATTGATGTATACCTCCTATCTTTCTTTAAAAATCTCTAAGAATTTAATCTTGACGAGCAATTTCAAATACAACTTGCGCAACTTATATGTAgtacgattaaaatataaaatatagaatcatATAAGAATGTATGATATAAGAAGATCGATGGAAATAATAGAATGTATATAGCACGTATTACCGATACGTATACAAACGAACCTGTATATGTCGCCATCATGAAAGATATCGGGATGGTGATGAGCTGCATTGAAACCGgtcatagaaaataaaaaactgcctgttaatataattaataaccaAAGTTTCACACCCACAAAAATACTTGGCGCCAGAAAGGACATCGATATGGGCAAAAAGAAAGGTACGGCATCTCgaaattcgaattttctataTTCGAAGAACACAGAGTAATATCTGAAACGAAtacgtatttattaatattgacTTTT
This genomic window from Bombus terrestris chromosome 9, iyBomTerr1.2, whole genome shotgun sequence contains:
- the LOC100647343 gene encoding myosin heavy chain, muscle isoform X11 produces the protein MPKPKPQEGEDPDPTPYLFVSLEQKRIDQTKPYDAKKACWVPDEKEGYVLGEIKATKGDIVSVALPGGESKDFKKDQLQQVNPPKYEKAEDMSNLTYLNDASVLHNLKQRYYAKLIYTYSGLFCVAINPYKRFPVYTHRCAKLYRGKRRNEVPPHIFAISDGAYVNMLTNSENQSMLITGESGAGKTENTKKVIAYFATVGASTKKSDDTSQKKGSLEDQVVQTNPVLEAFGNAKTVRNDNSSRFGKFIRIHFGPTGKLAGADIETYLLEKARVISQQALERSYHIFYQMMSGSVPGLKDMCCLSNDIHEYYFVSQGKTTIPNVDDGEECTLTDQAFDVLGFTQEEKNDIYKITAAVMHMGGMKFKQRGREEQAEADGTEEGERVAKLLGCDCADLYKNLLKPRIKVGNEFVTQGRNKDQVAYSVGAMSKAMFDRLFKWLVKKCNETLDTQQKRQHFIGVLDIAGFEIFDFNSFEQLCINFTNEKLQQFFNHHMFVLEQEEYTKEGIQWEFIDFGMDLLACIELIEKPMGILSILEEESMFPKATDKTFEEKLNNNHLGKSPNFLKPKPPKPGQQAAHFAIGHYAGNVPYNITGWLEKNKDPLNDTVVDQFKKSSNKLLVEIFADHPGQSGDAGGGGGAKGGRGKKGGGFSTVSSSYREQLNNLMTTLRATQPHFVRCIIPNEMKQPGVIDSHLVMHQLTCNGVLEGIRICRKGFPNRMVYPDFKLRYMILAPAAMASESDPKKAAQKCFDEIGLDPENYRIGHTKVFFRAGVLGQMEELRDERLSKIVSWMQAYIRGYLSRKEYKKLQDQRLALVVVQRNLRKYLQIRTWPWWKLWQKVKPLLNVTRIEDELAALEEKARKAQEAFEKEEKLRKELEEQNTKLVSERNALQRQLDGEKGSLSEYMEKSLKLAAQKADIESQLQDLNDRFKEEEDARNNLFQNKKKLEQEVAGLKKDIEDLELNLQKSEQDKATKDHQIRNLNDEIAHQDELINKLNKEKKNQGEVNQKTAEELQAAEDKVNHLNKVKVKLEHTLDELEDSLEREKKSRADVEKAKRKVEGDLKLTQEAVADLERNKKELEQTIQRKDKELSSLTAKLEDEQSLVGKLQKQIKELQARIEELEEEIEAERGSRVKAEKQRSDLARELEELGERLEEAGGATSAQIELNKKREAELSKLRRDLEEANIQHEATLASLRKKHNDAVAEMGEQIDTLNKLKARVEKDKVQYFSELNDMRASVDQLSNEKAAQEKIVKQLQHQLNETQGKLEEVNRTLNDFDAAKKKLSIENSDLLRQLEEAESQVSQLSKIKISLTTQLEDTKRLADEESRERATLLGKFRNLEHDLDNIREQVEEEAEGKADLQRQLSKANAEAQLWRTKYESEGVARAEELEEAKRKLQARLAEAEETIESLNQKVIALEKTKQRLSTEVEDLQIEVDRATAIANAAEKKQKAFDKIIGEWKLKVDDLAAELDASQKECRNYSTELFRLRGAYEEGQEQLEAVRRENKNLADEVKDLLDQIGEGGRNIHEIEKARKRLEAEKDELQAALEEAEAALEQEENKVLRSQLELSQVRQEIDRRIQEKEEEFENTRKNHQRALDSMQASLEAEAKGKAEALRMKKKLEADINELEIALDHANKANAEAQKNIKRYQQQLKDVQTALEEEQRARDEARELLGISERRANALQNELEESRTLLEQADRGRRQAEQELADCHEQLNELGAQNASISAAKRKLEAELQTLHSDLDELLNEAKNSEEKAKKAMVDAARLADELRAEQDHAQTQEKLRKALETQIKELQVRLDEAEANALKGGKKAIQKLEQRVRELENELDGEQRRHADAQKNLRKSERRIKELSFQADEDRKNHERMQDLVDKLQQKIKTYKRQIEEAEEIAALNLAKFRKAQQELEEAEERADLAEQAITKFRTKGRGGSAARGLSPAPHRPAFKPQLDGSAFPPRFDLQPDGEL
- the LOC100647343 gene encoding myosin heavy chain, muscle isoform X3, encoding MPKPKPQEGEDPDPTPYLFVSLEQKRIDQTKPYDAKKACWVPDEKEGYVLGEIKATKGDIVSVALPGGESKDFKKDQLQQVNPPKYEKAEDMSNLTYLNDASVLHNLKQRYYAKLIYTYSGLFCVAINPYKRFPVYTHRCAKLYRGKRRNEVPPHIFAISDGAYVNMLTNSENQSMLITGESGAGKTENTKKVIAYFATVGASTKKSDDTSQKKGSLEDQVVQTNPVLEAFGNAKTVRNDNSSRFGKFIRIHFGPTGKLAGADIETYLLEKARVISQQALERSYHIFYQMMSGSVPGLKDMCLLSNNIYDYVNVSQGKITIPNVDDGEECTLTDQAFDVLGFTQEEKNDIYKITAAVMHMGGMKFKQRGREEQAEADGTEEGERVAKLLGCDCADLYKNLLKPRIKVGNEFVTQGRNKDQVAYSVGAMSKAMFDRLFKWLVKKCNETLDTQQKRQHFIGVLDIAGFEIFDFNGFEQLCINFTNEKLQQFFNHHMFVLEQEEYKKEGIEWVFIDFGMDLAACIELIEKPMGILSILEEESMFPKATDKTFEEKLNNNHLGKSPNFLKPKPPKPGQQAAHFAIGHYAGNVPYNITGWLEKNKDPLNDTVVDQFKKSSNKLLVEIFADHPGQSGDAGGGGGAKGGRGKKGGGFSTVSSSYREQLNNLMTTLRATQPHFVRCIIPNEMKQPGVIDSHLVMHQLTCNGVLEGIRICRKGFPNRMVYPDFKLRYKILAPQAVSKLGSDPKKAAEAILEASGLDPDQYRLGHTKVFFRAGVLGQMEELRDERLSKIVSWMQAYIRGYLSRKEYKKLQDQRLALVVVQRNLRKYLQIRTWPWWKLWQKVKPLLNVTRIEDELAALEEKARKAQEAFEKEEKLRKELEEQNTKLVSERNALQRQLDGEKGSLSEYMEKSLKLAAQKADIESQLQDLNDRFKEEEDARNNLFQNKKKLEQEVAGLKKDIEDLELNLQKSEQDKATKDHQIRNLNDEIAHQDELINKLNKEKKNQGEVNQKTAEELQAAEDKVNHLNKVKVKLEHTLDELEDSLEREKKSRADVEKAKRKVEGDLKLTQEAVADLERNKKELEQTIQRKDKELSSLTAKLEDEQSLVGKLQKQIKELQARIEELEEEIEAERGSRVKAEKQRSDLARELEELGERLEEAGGATSAQIELNKKREAELSKLRRDLEEANIQHEATLASLRKKHNDAVAEMGEQIDTLNKLKARVEKDKVQYFSELNDMRASVDQLSNEKAAQEKIVKQLQHQLNETQGKLEEVNRTLNDFDAAKKKLSIENSDLLRQLEEAESQVSQLSKIKISLTTQLEDTKRLADEESRERATLLGKFRNLEHDLDNIREQVEEEAEGKADLQRQLSKANAEAQLWRTKYESEGVARAEELEEAKRKLQARLAEAEETIESLNQKVIALEKTKQRLSTEVEDLQIEVDRATAIANAAEKKQKAFDKIIGEWKLKVDDLAAELDASQKECRNYSTELFRLRGAYEEGQEQLEAVRRENKNLADEVKDLLDQIGEGGRNIHEIEKARKRLEAEKDELQAALEEAEAALEQEENKVLRSQLELSQVRQEIDRRIQEKEEEFENTRKNHQRALDSMQASLEAEAKGKAEALRMKKKLEADINELEIALDHANKANAEAQKNIKRYQQQLKDVQTALEEEQRARDEARELLGISERRANALQNELEESRTLLEQADRGRRQAEQELADCHEQLNELGAQNASISAAKRKLEAELQTLHSDLDELLNEAKNSEEKAKKAMVDAARLADELRAEQDHAQTQEKLRKALETQIKELQVRLDEAEANALKGGKKAIQKLEQRVRELENELDGEQRRHADAQKNLRKSERRIKELSFQADEDRKNHERMQDLVDKLQQKIKTYKRQIEEAEEIAALNLAKFRKAQQELEEAEERADLAEQAITKFRTKGRGGSAARGLSPAPHRPAFKPQLDGSAFPPRFDLQPDGEL